One Alkalidesulfovibrio alkalitolerans DSM 16529 genomic window, TAGACGCGAACACCCTGCGCGACACCGTGCGCTCCTTCCCCGCCTCGGACAACAACCACTGATCCGGACCGCCGGTCTCGCCCGCCCACCTACCTTCCAGGGCCGGGCTTTTCGACGAAGTCCCGGCCGATCTGCTTGAACAACTCGTAGAGAAAAAAGACCGGCACGTCGCGTCCGGCAAAGCTCAGGCGCTCGATGAGCACGACCCGGTTGCCCTTGGGCGTTTTGGTGCGGCGCACGGCCAGATGGTGCTGCCGCTCGTCGCACAGCCCAGGTCCCTCCACCAGGTGCAAAAGCCAGCGATCCTTGTGACCGTCGGCCCAGCGCACGGCCACGGAGCGGTCCCCTCGTTCGAGAAGCCCCAGAAAATCCGCCAGGCTGAAGTGCTTGTGCGTGCCCGCACTGACGCCGAGAAATTCGCCCTTCTCGGAGCGAAAAACCAGCGGCAGCCGCCTGAATTCCTCCCCAGGCCCGAGCGTCTGGCGCAATTCAGCCATCTGCTCGGCCAGCCGCTCCTTCTCCGCGCGCAAACGGGCGATCTCGGCGCGAAGCTCGGCCGCCTCCTTGGCCCACGCACGACGATCCTGCTCCCGCGCGGCCTCGGCCTGGGCCTTCGCCTCCTCCCCCACCCTGGGCACCTCGGCCCTAAGCGACTTGAGCGCCGCGGCCAACTCGCCGAAGGAGCCGGGCACGGCCCTCCAGCGCCGGTATTCGCGCCACAGGATGGCCAGGGTGTTGCGGATCAGGCTCACGTCGGCCAGGGCAGCCTCGTGCGCGGCAAGCCGGGCGTCTATGGCCGCAACCGCCGGAAGCGTCCGCGCGCCCATTTCTTTGGCGTCCGCCCCGTCCTGGCCGGGCAGGGGCGCTTGCAGGCGCATGGCCAATTCCGCGTGCAGCCGCTCGAATATCTCGGGCGTGGTCAGCCCCTCGCGGTAGAAGCCTGAAATGCAGGACAACAGGGCCGCGGCCTCGGCCGGATAGCGCATGGTGCGCCCGCGCTGGCGGCCCGCGAAGAATTCATCGAAAAGACGAACGTAGCGGCGGGCGGTGTTTTCGGCGATGCCGATCTCTTCGGCCAGTTCGGCAATGGTCTTTTCGCCCGCCGTCATGCCCGCGCCCTCCCGTTCGCCCTCAACCCAGCCGACAGGCCAGCGGCATCCGCCAGCCCGTGCCGAAGGCCCGTTGGGTGACCTTGAGCCCAGGCGGAGCCTGACGGCGCTTGAATTCCGCCGAGGCCACGAGCCGGGCCACGCGGGCCACGGTGGCCGCGTCGAAACCCCTGGCCGCGATCTGGTCCACGGACAGGCCCGACTCCACATGCAGGGCCAGGATGGCGTCGAGCACGTCGTAGGGCGGCAGGCTGTCCTGATCCTTTTGCCCGGGCCGAAGCTCGGCCGAGGGCGGCTTCTCGATGATCTCGCGCGGGATGGGCCCGCCGACACGCTCGTTCACGTGGTCGGAAAGCCTGTAGACCATGGTCTTGGGCACATCGGCCAGCACGGCCAGTCCGCCCGACATGTCGCCGTAGATGGTGCAGTAGCCCACGGCCAGTTCGCTCTTGTTGCCCGTGGTGAGCAGCAGCGAGCCGAACTTGTTGGACAGGGCCATGAGCAGATTGCCCCGGATGCGGGCCTGGATGTTCTCCTCGGTCACGTCCGGGGCGCGGCCCGCGAAGGCCGGGGCCAGGGCCGCGTCGAAGGCGCGCATGAGGTCCGCGATGGGCATGGTCAAGGTGCGGATGCCGAGCCTGCGCGCGAGTTCGAGGGAATCGTCCACGCTGCCCCGGCTCGAATAGGGCGAGGGCATGCAGACCCCGAGCACGTTGTCCGGACCGAGCGCCTGGGCCGCGATCACGGCCGTGAGCGCGGAGTCGATGCCGCCGGAAAGCCCGAGCACCGCCGAGGAGAAGCAGGTCTTGCGCGCGTAGTCGCCAAGGCCGGTCACAAGACCCTGCCAGACCTCCTCCAGATCGGAAAGGTCAGGCTCGCGCACCTCCCCGGAAAGGTCGGCCAGATCCACGAGCAGCAGATCCTCGGCAAAGGCGCTGGCGCGCGCGAAGATGCGGCCGTCGGGCGCGGCCGCGCAGGAGCGGCCGTCGAAGAGCAGGTCGTCGTTGCCGCCGACCTGGTTGGCGTAGAGCACGGGCACGCCCAGATTTCGCGCGATGGCCGAGAGCATGGCCTCGCGCGCCTGATGCTTGCCCATGGTGAAGGGCGAGGCCGAGAGGTTCAAGAGCGCGTCCACGCCCGCGCGGCCGATCTCGGCCACGGGGTCGCGCTCGTAGAGCGGATGCTCGAAGAACCCCGCGTCGTTCCAGATGTCCTCGCAGATGGTCACGGCCAACCGCCGTCCGCCAAGTTCGAGGATGTTCAGTCCGGGATACGCTTCGAAATACCGTGTCTCGTCGAAAACGTCATACGAAGGCAGGAGCGATTTGCGATACGAAGCGGCCACGCGGCCCTTGGAGAGCAGAAGCGCCGCGTTGTACAGCGGCTTGCCCCGGCCCGAGGCGTTCTCCTCGATGCAGCCCAGAAGCACGGGCGGGCAATCGGCCAGCCGCGCGGCCAGATCGCGCGCTCCCTCTGCCGCGCGGCGCGCGAAGTCGGAGTAGAGCAGCAGGTCGCGGGGCGGATAGCCCGTGAGGACCATCTCCGTGGTCAGACACAGGTCGGCGGAAAGCACGGCGGCGCGGCGCACGGCCGCCTCCACGCGGGCCGCGTTGCCCTGCACGTCCCCCACCACGGGATTGGTCTGGATGAGCGCGATGCGCATGCCCTGCCTGTACGCCATCGCGGGCCGCGTCGCAACGCGCGCGAGCAGTCTTGTCAGATGTCCAGTGAGGAGCGCACGGCCGCGGCAAAGGCGCGCACGTCCTCCTCGCGGGTGTCGAAGGCGGTCATCCAGCGCACCTCGGGGTCCTTGGCCGGGTCCTCGTCGCGCCAGACGTAGAAGTGCCAGTCGGCCTCCAGCCGCGTCAGCGCGGCACGCGGCAGGCGGGCGAAGACGTGGTTGGTCTGCACCGGCCGGGTGATGGAAAGGCCGGGCAGGTCCTGCACCAGTTCGCCGAGCAGCGCGGCCATGCGGTTGGCGTGGCGGGCGTTCGCGAGCCACAGGTCGTCTTCGAGCAGGGCCGAGAACTGGGCCGCGATGAAACGCATCTTGGAGTAGAGCTGCATGGCCTGCTTGCGCTCGAAGCGGAAATGGGCCGCCAGACGCGGCTCGAAAAAGATCACGGCCTCGCCGAACATCAGGCCGTTCTTGGTGCCCCCGAAGGACAGCGCATCCACGCCGCACTCGGCGGTCAGCGCGGCCAGCGGCAGGTCGAGCGCGGCGCAGGCGTTGGCTAGGCGCGCGCCGTCCATGTGCAGGAACATGCGGTGTTCGTGGGCGAAGTCCGCTAGGGCCCGTATCTCGTCGGGCGAGTACAGGGAGCCGTATTCCGTGCACTGGGTGATGGACAGGGCCGCGGGCTGGGAGTGGTGCTCGTTGCCGATGTCGCGCAGAAAACGCCGGAAATCGCCGGGCGCGACCTTGCCGTCGCGCGAGGGCACGGTCAAAAGCTTGGCGCCGGTGAAGCGCTCGGGCGCGCCGCACTCGTCCACGGCGATGTGGGCGCAGTCGGCGCACAAAACGGCCTGGTGCGGCCGGATCATGCTCGAAAGCGAGAGCACGTTGGCGGCCGTGCCCAGGAAGACGAAATAGGGGTCGATGTCCGGCCCGAAGTGCCTGCGCAACAGCTCGTCCGCCCGCGCGGTCGCGCCGTCCTGGCCGTAGGGCTTGGCCGGGCCGTCGTTGGCCTTGGCCATGGCCTGCAAGATGCGGGGATGCACGCCGCTGACGTTGTCGCTGGCGAAGCTCTTGAGCGTGTTCATTCTCGGCTCTCCCGATCTCTTTTCACGCCGTTCGGCGCTGTCCGGAAAGGCGCGGTCATGATCCAAAATCCGCCGCGTGTAAAGGGAGGCAACGCCGCAGATGGCGCTACTCCATCTTCGCAGGCCGCTCAAAATGCGTCAGATGCAAGGCGCAAGGGAAGTTCAAGGCCGACGCGTATTGCCAATACGCGAGGGTTTGAACTTCTCGCTGCAACGCCGCAGATGGCGCATTTTCAGCGGCCTGCCGCCGGGTTGCGCTTGCCGGTGAGCATGTCGGGCGAGAGCGCCAGCACGCAGGTGGCGGCAAGCGCCGCATCCGGGAACTCGGGCGCTACGCCGGGCAGAAGCTGCCGGGTGATGACCGAAAGCCCCTTGCGCTTCTCCGCCTCGTCCTCGACCACGCGAAGCTTGCCCCAACCGCAGACGCTGGCGTAATGCGCCGTGGCCTCGCAGGGGCTTTGCGCGGAAACCACGGCGTAGTCCACGAGCACGGAAAAACCCGCGCGCGGGTCGCGGGCCAAAAGGTCGAGCCGCGTGCCCTCGCGCGCGCAGTGCAGCCAGATCACGCCGTCCTCGTAGCCGTAGTTCATGGGAACCACGTATGGCCCCTCGGCCGCGTTCAGGGCCAGGTGTATGACCTGCCCGCGCCGAAGAAGGGCCTCGATTTCACCCTGGTCCTTGATTTCCCGAAGCGCCTTGCGCATGGTATCCTCCGCTGGCGCGGTCTTTTGCCGCGCGCAGACCCTTATGTCACCATGACGAGTCGAGCGAAAGACCCCATCCCCCGCCTGAGCGTCGTCATTCCGGCGCTTGGCGAGGCCGCGACCGTCTGCCGGGCCGTTTCCTCCGTGGCCCTGGCTGCCGCTTGCGCGGACATGGTGGCCGAGGTCGTCGTGGCGGACGCCGAGCCCGGCGACGGCGGTTCGACCCTGTCCGCGCTCGACCGCCTCGACCCGGCCGCCCGCTCGCGGCTGGCCGGGGTGCGTGGCCTGCGCGCGCCGCAGGGCCGGGCCAGGCAGATGAACGCGGGCGCGGCAGCGGCCAGGGGCGAAATCCTGCTCTTTCTGCACGCGGACACACGCCTGCCCGAAACCGCCCTGGCCACGGCCGCGCGGCTATTGGACAACGGCGCGCGAGCCGGGGCCTTCGGCCTTGAGATCGACTCGCCGCGCGCCTCGATACGGTTCATCGCCCGGATGGCCACGCTGCGCGCGCGATTCCTGGGACTGCCATTCGGCGACCAGGGGCTTTTCCTACGCCGCGACCTGTTCGAAAATCTTGGCGGCTTCGCGGACCTGCCGCTCATGGAGGACGTGGAGTTCGTGCGCCGCCTGGCCAGAAACGGCGCGCGCCCGGTCGTGGCCCGTGAAAACGTCGTGACTTCGGCCCGCCGCTTCGAGCGGTTGGGGCCGCTGGCCTGCACCTTGCGCAACTGGACGCTGCTCTCGCTCTACCTGCTCGGCGCGCCGCCCGCGCGGCTGGCCCGCTTCTACCGGCCCATGGGAGGCGCATGAATCCGGCCGAGCGCGTAATCGTCATGCTCAAGACCCCGCGCCCAGGCGAGGTCAAGACGCGCCTCGCGGCCGCGCTTGGGCCGGATCAGGCCGCACGGCTGGCCCAGGCCTTTGCCGAGGACGCGCTGGCCGCCGCGCGGCAGACAGGCGCTCCCCTGGCCGTATCCTTCACCCCGGCCGAGGCCGCGACAGAAATCGCGACCTGGCTCGGCCCGGACATTCCGCTCTGGCCGCAGGTCGAGGACGACCTCGGGCGGCGCATGACCCATGCCCTGGGGCTGGCCTTCGCGGCCGGGGCGACGCATGCCCTGCTCATGGGCAGCGACGTGCCAGACGCGCCGCCCGCGCTCATCCGTGAGGCGCTCGACCTTTTGAGCACGCATGCCGCCGTGCTCGGCCCCTGCGAGGACGGCGGCTTCTGGTGCATCGGGGTTTCAGCCCACGTCTTTACGCCCGACATGCTCGACCGCCTTCCCTGGAGCAGCGAAACCACCCTGGCCGCGACCGTCGAACGGCTGGCCGCGCTCGGCGTACAGCCTGCGCTCCTGCCGCAATGGCGCGATGTTGACACGCTTTCCGATTTGCTGAATCTTCAATCGCGCTTGGAAAAGACCCCGAACGCGGCCCCCGCGACCCTTGCCCGCCTGCGCGAATTGCCGTCCGGACCCTTGTCCGGCCAGCCGTGCGGACCATCCCTTGCCACGACACGAGAGCCCGCTCGCGATGACTGAAGCAACCGTTACGACACCCCCGCGCCTGCTCTTCGTGGTGGCCGAGGACTATTACTTCTGGTCCCACCGCCTGCACCTTGCCCGCGCCTGCCGCGAGGCCGGAGCCGAGGTGCACGTGGCCTCGGCCATGAACGCCTGCCGCGAGCACATCGAGGCCGAGGGCTTTATCGCCCATCACCTGCCCTTCGATCGCGCGGGCCTGAATCCCCTGCGCGAGGCCTCGTGCGTCGTGGCGATCGCGCGTCTCCTGCGCGCGGTGCGACCCGATCTGGCCCACCTCGTGGCCATCAAGCCCATCCTTTACGGCGCGCTGGCCGCACGCCTGGCGGGCGATCCTTCCCTGGTCGCGGCCGTGGCGGGCATGGGCTTCGTCTTTCTGCCCGGCGGCCGCAAGCGGCGCGTGCTGCGCTTCGTGGCCGAGAAGTGGTATCGCCTGTTTCTCAAGGGGCGGCCCAATGTGCGGCTGCTGGTGCAAAACCCCGACGACAAAACCCACTTCCTGTCCCACGGCCTGATCGATCCGGGGCAAGTGGACATTGTGCCCGGCTCCGGCGTTGACACCGGACGTTTCACTCCCGCGCCCGAGCCCGTGGACGGCCCGGTGCGGGTTTTGACCCATTCGCGCATGCTCTGGGACAAGGGCATCGGCGTGCTCGTGGAGGCGGCCGGGATTTTGGCCGCGCGCGGCCTGGAGATGGAATTTCTGCTCGCGGGCGAGCCCGATCCCAAGAACCCGGCCGCCATCAGCCCCGAGACCCTGGCCGCCTGGGACGGAAAGGACGGCGTGCGCGTCCTTGGCCGCCGCGCGGACATCCCCGAGCTTCTCGCATCCTGCCACATCGCCTGCCTGCCCTCGTTTCGCGAGGGGCTGCCGCTCTCGCTCATCGAGTCGGCCGCGGCCGGACGGCCGCTCGTCTCCACGGACGTGCCCGGCTGCCGCGAGATCTGCCGCCACGGCGAAAACGGTCTCCTGGCCGAGATCCGCGATCCGGTCTCACTGGCCGACAACCTCGAACGGCTGGCGCGCGACCCCGAACTTCGCCGCGCCTTCGGGGCCAAAAGCCGCGAAATAGCCGAGAACATCTTCTCCAAGGAGGCCGTGGTGGCCCGGACCTTCGACGTGTACCGGCGGCTGTTGCGTGGAGCGTGGCCCGCATGAGCGCGGCAGGGGCGAAGCTTCACATGGCCGTGACCGGCGCGGCCGGATTCGTGGGCCGGGCCGTGTGCGCCGAGCTTTTGGCGCGCGGGCACGAGGTCACGGCCCTGACGCGCTCGGCGGACGCGCGGACTTCCGGGCATCTACCCGAGGGCGTGCGCGAGCGCGCCGTGGGCGATCTGGCCATGCCCCAGGGGCTGGCCGAGGCGCTGCGCGGCGTGTCCGTGGTCGTGCATCTCGCGGCGCGGGTGCACCGCATGCGCGAGGACGCCTCCGACCCCC contains:
- a CDS encoding MerR family transcriptional regulator; translated protein: MTAGEKTIAELAEEIGIAENTARRYVRLFDEFFAGRQRGRTMRYPAEAAALLSCISGFYREGLTTPEIFERLHAELAMRLQAPLPGQDGADAKEMGARTLPAVAAIDARLAAHEAALADVSLIRNTLAILWREYRRWRAVPGSFGELAAALKSLRAEVPRVGEEAKAQAEAAREQDRRAWAKEAAELRAEIARLRAEKERLAEQMAELRQTLGPGEEFRRLPLVFRSEKGEFLGVSAGTHKHFSLADFLGLLERGDRSVAVRWADGHKDRWLLHLVEGPGLCDERQHHLAVRRTKTPKGNRVVLIERLSFAGRDVPVFFLYELFKQIGRDFVEKPGPGR
- a CDS encoding NAD+ synthase, giving the protein MRIALIQTNPVVGDVQGNAARVEAAVRRAAVLSADLCLTTEMVLTGYPPRDLLLYSDFARRAAEGARDLAARLADCPPVLLGCIEENASGRGKPLYNAALLLSKGRVAASYRKSLLPSYDVFDETRYFEAYPGLNILELGGRRLAVTICEDIWNDAGFFEHPLYERDPVAEIGRAGVDALLNLSASPFTMGKHQAREAMLSAIARNLGVPVLYANQVGGNDDLLFDGRSCAAAPDGRIFARASAFAEDLLLVDLADLSGEVREPDLSDLEEVWQGLVTGLGDYARKTCFSSAVLGLSGGIDSALTAVIAAQALGPDNVLGVCMPSPYSSRGSVDDSLELARRLGIRTLTMPIADLMRAFDAALAPAFAGRAPDVTEENIQARIRGNLLMALSNKFGSLLLTTGNKSELAVGYCTIYGDMSGGLAVLADVPKTMVYRLSDHVNERVGGPIPREIIEKPPSAELRPGQKDQDSLPPYDVLDAILALHVESGLSVDQIAARGFDAATVARVARLVASAEFKRRQAPPGLKVTQRAFGTGWRMPLACRLG
- a CDS encoding threonine aldolase family protein, with the protein product MNTLKSFASDNVSGVHPRILQAMAKANDGPAKPYGQDGATARADELLRRHFGPDIDPYFVFLGTAANVLSLSSMIRPHQAVLCADCAHIAVDECGAPERFTGAKLLTVPSRDGKVAPGDFRRFLRDIGNEHHSQPAALSITQCTEYGSLYSPDEIRALADFAHEHRMFLHMDGARLANACAALDLPLAALTAECGVDALSFGGTKNGLMFGEAVIFFEPRLAAHFRFERKQAMQLYSKMRFIAAQFSALLEDDLWLANARHANRMAALLGELVQDLPGLSITRPVQTNHVFARLPRAALTRLEADWHFYVWRDEDPAKDPEVRWMTAFDTREEDVRAFAAAVRSSLDI
- a CDS encoding pyridoxamine 5'-phosphate oxidase family protein, which produces MRKALREIKDQGEIEALLRRGQVIHLALNAAEGPYVVPMNYGYEDGVIWLHCAREGTRLDLLARDPRAGFSVLVDYAVVSAQSPCEATAHYASVCGWGKLRVVEDEAEKRKGLSVITRQLLPGVAPEFPDAALAATCVLALSPDMLTGKRNPAAGR
- a CDS encoding TIGR04283 family arsenosugar biosynthesis glycosyltransferase, translated to MTSRAKDPIPRLSVVIPALGEAATVCRAVSSVALAAACADMVAEVVVADAEPGDGGSTLSALDRLDPAARSRLAGVRGLRAPQGRARQMNAGAAAARGEILLFLHADTRLPETALATAARLLDNGARAGAFGLEIDSPRASIRFIARMATLRARFLGLPFGDQGLFLRRDLFENLGGFADLPLMEDVEFVRRLARNGARPVVARENVVTSARRFERLGPLACTLRNWTLLSLYLLGAPPARLARFYRPMGGA
- a CDS encoding TIGR04282 family arsenosugar biosynthesis glycosyltransferase encodes the protein MNPAERVIVMLKTPRPGEVKTRLAAALGPDQAARLAQAFAEDALAAARQTGAPLAVSFTPAEAATEIATWLGPDIPLWPQVEDDLGRRMTHALGLAFAAGATHALLMGSDVPDAPPALIREALDLLSTHAAVLGPCEDGGFWCIGVSAHVFTPDMLDRLPWSSETTLAATVERLAALGVQPALLPQWRDVDTLSDLLNLQSRLEKTPNAAPATLARLRELPSGPLSGQPCGPSLATTREPARDD
- a CDS encoding glycosyltransferase family 4 protein, which translates into the protein MTEATVTTPPRLLFVVAEDYYFWSHRLHLARACREAGAEVHVASAMNACREHIEAEGFIAHHLPFDRAGLNPLREASCVVAIARLLRAVRPDLAHLVAIKPILYGALAARLAGDPSLVAAVAGMGFVFLPGGRKRRVLRFVAEKWYRLFLKGRPNVRLLVQNPDDKTHFLSHGLIDPGQVDIVPGSGVDTGRFTPAPEPVDGPVRVLTHSRMLWDKGIGVLVEAAGILAARGLEMEFLLAGEPDPKNPAAISPETLAAWDGKDGVRVLGRRADIPELLASCHIACLPSFREGLPLSLIESAAAGRPLVSTDVPGCREICRHGENGLLAEIRDPVSLADNLERLARDPELRRAFGAKSREIAENIFSKEAVVARTFDVYRRLLRGAWPA